The proteins below are encoded in one region of Saccopteryx leptura isolate mSacLep1 chromosome 1, mSacLep1_pri_phased_curated, whole genome shotgun sequence:
- the SLC16A8 gene encoding monocarboxylate transporter 3, whose product MGAGSPRRDTSPPDGGWGWVVLGACFVVTGFAYGFPKAVSVFFRALMHEFGAGYSDTAWVSSIMLAMLYGTGPVSSILVTRFGCRPVMLVGGLLASAGMVLASFATRLLELYLTAGVLTGLGLALNFQPSLIMLGLYFDRRRPLANGLAAAGSPVFLSALSPLGQQLLERFGWRGGFLLLGGLLLHCCACGAVMRPPPGPRPGPRPRRYSVGDAPGEAEADREGLSLSEAPPGGQSRRRLLDVSVCADRVFVVYAVTKFLMALGLFVPAILLVNYAKDAGVPDGDAAFLLSIVGFVDIVARPACGALAGLARLRPHVAYLFSLALLANGLTDLSSARARSYGALVAFCVAFGLSYGMVGALQFEVLMAAVGAHRFPSALGLVLLIEAVAVLIGPPSAGRLVDALKNYEIIFYLAGSEVVLAGLFMAVATNCCLRRSQDAPPSPGAQGGASDSEDADAEGDSEPLPTEEPDGLKDLDVSSPGAGPAESEGEGEPEPEPELALESL is encoded by the exons ATGGGTGCTGGCAGCCCCCGGCGGGACACGAGCCCCCCAGACGGCGGCTGGGGCTGGGTGGTGCTGGGTGCCTGCTTCGTGGTCACCGGTTTCGCGTATGGCTTCCCCAAGGCTGTGAGCGTCTTCTTCCGCGCACTCATGCACGAATTCGGTGCAGGCTACAGTGACACGGCCTGGGTGTCCTCCATCATGCTCGCCATGCTCTATGGCACTG GTCCAGTGTCCAGCATCCTCGTGACCCGCTTTGGCTGTCGCCCGGTGATGCTGGTGGGCGGTCTGTTGGCCTCAGCGGGCATGGTCCTAGCATCCTTCGCCACACGCCTCCTGGAGCTCTACCTTACAGCTGGGGTGCTGACAG GCCTGGGCCTGGCCCTCAACTTCCAGCCGTCACTCATCATGCTGGGGCTATACTTCGATCGGCGGAGGCCTCTGGCTAACGGGCTGGCGGCGGCGGGCAGCCCTGTGTTCCTGTCGGCGCTCTCGCCACTCGGCCAGCAGCTGCTCGAGCGCTTCGGCTGGCGCGGGGGTTTCCTGCTGCTCGGCGGCCTCCTGCTGCACTGCTGCGCTTGCGGCGCAGTCATGAGGCCGCCGCCGGGGCCGCGGCCGGGCCCTCGGCCTCGCAGATACAGCGTGGGCGATGCTCCGGGGGAGGCGGAGGCGGACCGCGAGGGGCTGAGCCTGAGCGAGGCGCCCCCTGGCGGCCAATCCCGCCGACGCCTGCTGGACGTGAGCGTGTGCGCCGACCGCGTCTTCGTGGTCTACGCAGTCACCAAGTTCCTGATGGCGCTAGGACTCTTCGTGCCCGCCATCCTGCTGGTGAACTACGCCAAGGACGCGGGCGTGCCCGACGGGGACGCCGCCTTCCTTCTCTCCATCGTGGGCTTCGTAGACATCGTGGCACGGCCAGCGTGCGGCGCCCTCGCCGGCCTAGCGCGCCTGCGGCCGCACGTCGCCTACCTCTTCAGCTTGGCCCTGCTGGCCAACGGGCTCACGGACTTGAGTAGCGCGCGTGCGCGCTCCTACGGCGCCCTCGTCGCCTTCTGCGTTGCATTCGGCCTGTCCTACGGCATGGTGGGCGCGCTGCAGTTCGAGGTGCTCATGGCGGCCGTGGGTGCTCACCGCTTCCCCAGTGCTCTAGGCCTGGTGCTGCTCATCGAGGCCGTGGCTGTGCTCATCGGACCGCCTTCTGCCG GCCGCCTGGTGGATGCACTGAAGAACTATGAGATCATCTTCTACCTGGCTGGCTCTGAGGTGGTCCTGGCCGGGCTCTTCATGGCTGTTGCTACCAACTGTTGCCTACGGCGTTCTCAAGATGCCCCGCCCAGCCCAGGCGCCCAGGGCGGAGCCAGTGACAGTGAGGACGCTGACGCTGAAGGGGACTCTGAGCCCCTGCCCACTGAGGAGCCAGATGGCCTTAAGGACCTGGACGTGTCAAGCCCTGGTGCTGGGCCTGCCGAATCCGAGGGAGAGggggagccagagccagagccagagctggCCCTGGAGTCTCTGTAG